The sequence GCACGCTCGATGTGGCGCCCGCTCCACACGACGACCCGGACGCCCCGCGCCCGATCTTCATCGTCGGCCTCCCGCGCACCGGCACCACGCTGCTCGAACGGATTCTCGGCAACCACCCCGACGTGGCCGATGCCGGTGAACTTGAAGACGTCGTGCGCCAGTTGCGCTGGAGCTGCGAACTGCCGGGCCCCGCGGTGCTCGACCTGCCGCTGGCCCGCGCGCTGCGCAACGCCGACCTCTCACGGTTCGGCCGCCGCTACCTCGAGCACACTGCGTGGCGTGCGCAAGGCAAGCGCGCTTACACCGACAAGACCCCGCACAACTTCCTTGCGCTCGACCTGATCGCGCGCGCATTGCCGCAGGCGCGTTTCCTGCACATGGTGCGCGGCCCGATGGACACCTGCTTCTCGAACCTCAAGGAATGGTTCGCCGGCAGCTATCCGCACAGCTACGACCAGGCGGAGATGGCGGACCACTACAAGCGCTACGTCGATTTGATGGCGTTGTGGCGCACGCGCTGGCCGGATCGCATCCTCGACGTGCATTACAGCGCGCTGGTCACGGAGCCAGAACGCGTCGCAGCCGAAGTGCTGGCGTTCTGCGGATTGCCGGACGTGGCGAACATCACCGACACCGGCGCACGCACGGGCACGGTGTCGACGGCCAGCGCGATGCAGGTGCGCGAACCGATCCACCAGCGCTTCCTCGAACAGTGGAAGCGCTACGAATCGCACCTCGCCCCGCTGCGCGAACGTCTGGGCGACTACACCGGCACCTGACGCGCGAGCGCCGCCCGCAGCGCGGCCATGCGCGCGCGGATTTCCTCCACGTCGATCACGCTGTAACCGAACGCGATGACCGGTTCGCGCAACGGCCCCATCGCATACTCGGCCGCCGATTGCGCGCCAGGGGTGTGCTCGCGCACCAGGGCGAGGATGCGCGGCATCTGTTCGGGATCGCGGATGCGCACGGCGGTGTGCAGGCCCGCTTCGGAGGGAATCGGCGTCATCCAGGCGTCCATCGCCGCGAGCCCCTCGAGCAGCGCGATACGCCGCTCGGCATAGATCGAGCGCATCTTCCGCACGTGCCGCGCCAGGTGGCCGTCGCGGATGAACGCGGCGAGCACCGCCTGCGTCACCGCATCGGCGTAGGGATCGGCGCCGTACTTGATCGCCGCCAAGGGCGCGCGCGCCCACGCAGGCGCGACGACGAAGCCCTTGCGCAGGGCAGGGAACAGGCTTTTGGTGAACGTGCCGACGTAACAGACCAAGCCATCGCGATCGAGCGTCTGCAGCGCGTCCAGCGGGCGGCCGCCGAAGCGGAACTCGCCGTCGTAGTCGTCTTCGATCACCACCGCGTTGCGCGCACGTGCGTAATCGAGCAAGGCCATGCGACGACGCAAGGACAGCGCCGCACCCGTGGGCGACTGATGCGACGGCGTCACGCTGATGACGCGCACGTCGTCGGGCATGCATTCGACGCACAGGCCTTCGTCGTCGACGGGCGTCGGCACCAGCACGGCGCCCGCCGCGGCGAACGCAGCGCGCACGGGCGGATACCCGGGTTCCTCGACGGCCACGCGCGTTTCGCCCGGCGTGACCAGCAAGCGCGCGAGCAGATCGAAGGCCTGCTGCGCACCGGAAGTCACGACGACATCCTCGCCCGTGCAGGCCACCGCGCGCGCAAACGCCACGTGCTGCGCGATCGCCGAGCGCAATTCGGGCAAGCCTTGTGACGGCGGATACGTGAACGGACGTTTCGAAAACGCCTGCAGCGCCTGCGCCGTCAACTTGCGCCACAACGCATGCGGGAAGTGGCGATGGTCCGGCACGCCCAATCGAAAGCTGCGCTCGGGCAAGGCGCGCGGTGCGGGCGGCAACCAGGGCGTGCGCCAGAACGGCGCGAGGCGCGGATCTTCCATCGTCGGCGGCGCGGCCGCGACGCGCTGTCGCGTGTGCAAGTCGGCGACCACCGGCTTCGCACCCTGGCGCGGCACCACGTAGCCCTCGGCGACCAGCAGGTCGTAGGCCCCGGTCACCGTGTTGCGCGCAATGC comes from Lysobacter sp. KIS68-7 and encodes:
- a CDS encoding sulfotransferase; its protein translation is MQPQSLAAWQTAERLLQAGRVEEARGGYERLTNDPMFAPMAHLRLSLIETKARRHQSATAHAMAAFAARQPDPDLLEMIAKRLDVLGETQAMRACALDPVVLAEGRPEVVAEFGRLLSNATLHQDALRLLEHAKARGFADPFLDYLIGLCRLYGADVAGAEAAFEACLAKMPNHAAALRGLTRLRRRPQAGDGRVERLRDALTHARDESDAAQLQFALFSELDQRDAVDDAWQALDTGMRTRRKQLAFDPADDATLFDALRTLDVAPAPHDDPDAPRPIFIVGLPRTGTTLLERILGNHPDVADAGELEDVVRQLRWSCELPGPAVLDLPLARALRNADLSRFGRRYLEHTAWRAQGKRAYTDKTPHNFLALDLIARALPQARFLHMVRGPMDTCFSNLKEWFAGSYPHSYDQAEMADHYKRYVDLMALWRTRWPDRILDVHYSALVTEPERVAAEVLAFCGLPDVANITDTGARTGTVSTASAMQVREPIHQRFLEQWKRYESHLAPLRERLGDYTGT
- a CDS encoding PLP-dependent aminotransferase family protein produces the protein MEPVLPFAPDLSGAAGHLMGTLHQQLRAAILDGRLAAGATLPASRKLAAELGIARNTVTGAYDLLVAEGYVVPRQGAKPVVADLHTRQRVAAAPPTMEDPRLAPFWRTPWLPPAPRALPERSFRLGVPDHRHFPHALWRKLTAQALQAFSKRPFTYPPSQGLPELRSAIAQHVAFARAVACTGEDVVVTSGAQQAFDLLARLLVTPGETRVAVEEPGYPPVRAAFAAAGAVLVPTPVDDEGLCVECMPDDVRVISVTPSHQSPTGAALSLRRRMALLDYARARNAVVIEDDYDGEFRFGGRPLDALQTLDRDGLVCYVGTFTKSLFPALRKGFVVAPAWARAPLAAIKYGADPYADAVTQAVLAAFIRDGHLARHVRKMRSIYAERRIALLEGLAAMDAWMTPIPSEAGLHTAVRIRDPEQMPRILALVREHTPGAQSAAEYAMGPLREPVIAFGYSVIDVEEIRARMAALRAALARQVPV